In the Sandaracinus amylolyticus genome, CAGCCGGAGCTGCCGCGTGATCACCGCCTCGACGCTGCCGAGCATCGCGTCGCGGACGCCGCGTCCCGCGCCATGGAGGAAGCGCTCGAGCCCGGCGAGCTCGATGTACTCGAAGAGCGCCTCGCCCATGCGCGTGAGGAGGAGGAACTTGAAGTTCAGCAGCTTGCCGAGGAGCTTCGGCACCTTCCAGATCAGCTCGCGCGCGACGACGGTCGTGCTCGCGCTGGCGCCCGCCACCGCGCTCGCGACGTCACACGACGACTTGCCGTAGCCGACGACGAGCACGTGCTTGCCGCGCGCGTCCTCGGGGTCGTGGAGCTCGCACGTGTGGCAGATGCGTCCGCCGTTCGCGACGAACTCGTCGCGCCCCGGGTACGACGGCACGAAGGGCGCCGAGAAGATCCCGTTGCAGACCACGAGGAAGTCGAACGCGAGAGAGAGCGCCTCTCCGCGACGCCGCGCGCGCACCGTCCAGGTCGCGCTGCGCTCGTCGTAGCTCGCGCGCTGCACCTCGGTCTCCAGCAGCACGCGCTCGGCGATGCCGAAGTGCTCGGCGTACGCCTCGAGGTAGGCCTGCACCTGCTCGCCGGAGGGCCACTCGGGATAGCTCTCGGGCATCGGAAAATCCGAGAGCGCGTAGGTCGTGCGCGGATTCTGGGTGGTGAGCCCTGGGTAGCGTCGCGACGCCGACCACACGCCGCCCACGTCCGCGGCCTTCTCGAAGACCGTCACCTCGTACCCGAAGGTCTTCAGCACCTTCGCCGTGCTGAGCCCCGCGAACCCCGCTCCGATGATCGCGACTGTCTTGATCACGACTGCCTCCGCTCTGTCGACGGAGCAGTGCAGCGCGCGTGCCCAGCGCGCGAAGCGCGGATCGGCGCGGAATTCTGGGCGCACGAAGCTCGCGAGAATCTGCGCTCACGACTTCTCGCGACGCAGCTCGCAGATTCTCGCGTCTCCCGACGACGAGATCCGATCGAACGCCGCTCCGTCGGACGCGTTCAGGAAGAGCGTGCGATCGAACGCGCTGACGTACGTCCCTCCACGCACGATCTCGCTCACTGTTCCACCTGCGAACGAACCGCCCGCGAGCACCAGCAGCCACAGGGGCCGCTGCGCGACCTCGACCCGATAGCGATCGACCTTGGCGTTCTTCGCAGTGATCGCGTGCTGCACGGCTTCGGTGAGGAGCACGCCGTTCCCGCTCACTCCGGCACCGGTGTAGACGGTCGGCGTCTCGGCCGGGCCCACCGTGACCATCGTGAGCCGATCGAGGCCGTGGTCCCGCAGTCCGTCGCGCCGGTACGTGTGACGTGTGCGACCCGCCTCGACGTGCTCGGTCGCGAGCGCGTAGAGGCCGTCTACGTGGCGGCGCATCGTCGTGCCGTCGTTCATCAGCGCGATGAAGCCGTCCCGAGTTCGGAGATGGACCTCGCCGCAGAGCCCTCCACGGTCGAGCCGCGCGAGGAGCTTCTCTCGGATGCCGTATCCCGAAACGATCGAAGGGCCGGAAGCTCTCGCCGCCGGCCCTTCGAATCAGCCCGTGTTTCTCGGGCTTCCCTGTTGTATGGACGTGCCCGGGATCGAACCGGGGACCTCTAGAGTGCGATTCTAGCGCTCTCCCAGCTGAGCTACACGCCCGTGAGGGAGGCGGAATATACATGGGCCGATTCGCCGTGCAAGCACTGTTCGTGGTTCTCGTCGCGTGTGCTCCCAACACGACGGAACCACGGGCGATCTCGCATGATGACGCGCCTCGCTGGGGTGGGCTCGAGGTCGTCGAGCGCGGCCGCGGCGAGGTCACCGTGGTCCTGATGCACGGCTATGGCGCCCCCGGTGACGACCTCGTCGACCTCGGCGAGACGCTCTCGGCCGCGGTGCCCGCGCGCTTCGTGATGCCGGCCGCGCCGCGCACCTGGCTCGGCGGTCCGCCCGGGCGCGCGTGGTTCGAGCGCGAGCCCTCGCTCGCGCGCGCGCAGCTGCCCGCGGCATCGCGCGCCGTCGACGGAGTGATCGCGACGCTCGCCGACGAAGGTGTGCCCGCGTCGCGCCTGGTCCTCGCGGGGTTCTCGCAAGGCGCGATGATGGCGCTCGAGCGCTC is a window encoding:
- a CDS encoding flavin-containing monooxygenase, whose translation is MIKTVAIIGAGFAGLSTAKVLKTFGYEVTVFEKAADVGGVWSASRRYPGLTTQNPRTTYALSDFPMPESYPEWPSGEQVQAYLEAYAEHFGIAERVLLETEVQRASYDERSATWTVRARRRGEALSLAFDFLVVCNGIFSAPFVPSYPGRDEFVANGGRICHTCELHDPEDARGKHVLVVGYGKSSCDVASAVAGASASTTVVARELIWKVPKLLGKLLNFKFLLLTRMGEALFEYIELAGLERFLHGAGRGVRDAMLGSVEAVITRQLRLRELGLHPGKPLETIARSTVSLASDGFFEQVASGALTVAKNVEIVSLGAGYARLSDGREVRADLVVCGTGFQQRVPFLDDDVVRRVTDARGNFQLHRSVLPVGVPRLAFNGYNSSFFSQLNCEMSALWLVQHLRGDIALPSEAAQREHIARRLAWMEERTAGKHAKGTNIIPFSLHHIDELLADMKMTLSPAKRVAQWLLPVDPSDYAHVERALRARYGAESARDAAASRGRATRDEHAEAAE
- a CDS encoding alpha/beta hydrolase codes for the protein MVLMHGYGAPGDDLVDLGETLSAAVPARFVMPAAPRTWLGGPPGRAWFEREPSLARAQLPAASRAVDGVIATLADEGVPASRLVLAGFSQGAMMALERSLRGAVTPRAIVLLSGGAIRGVDEGELDWSRLANVPVFVSHGRQDPILPFSGAETMVRRAEAAGARVTFVPFDGGHSIPPVVRSEVTRFLREVVRP